The Hymenobacter sp. DG01 sequence TGTTGTAAAACACGTACAGGAAATCCTCCCCGTTCGGCGATACCACGCGCTTCTCAAACAGCATCTCCCGCAGCCCGTTGTCGAAGAGCTTGTTGTCGCCGGTTTGCAGGTAGAAGCCGTGGGGGAAAATCAGGCCCTGCCCATCGGGCAGCAGCACGCAGGCATCGGCCAGGGCATCGAGGCGCTGGGCGGTTTTAAGCTTGAAGTTGAAGATGAAGTAACGGTACTGCTGCTCCTGGTAAGGCCGGATCTTGAGCAGAATCAGGTTGCCCACCACGGCGTAGTAGATTTCCGAGTCGTCCAGGGTCTGGTCCTTGTCGTCGACTGGCTCGCTGAGAATACCCTGCCCGGTGCTGGTATTGTCCTCGACTTTGATGGTCAAATCACCCCCGATGGTCTCCACGAACACCTTGTCCTCGATGCTGATGTGGGGGTGCTTGCCGCCGCGCTGCATGTCGCGGGTGGCGCGCTTCCACTGGAACTCGTGCTGGGGCGGGAAGGTGTACTCGTGGTCGGAGCGGTTGTCGAGGTAGGTGAGCGTGTCGCCCTGCACGAGCCACTTGAACGTCTTCACATCCGAGGCGCTCTTGCCCACCCGAAACACCATAAACAGGTGTGTGCCCAGCACCGCGAACTTCACGAACTGGGTGTTCTTGTAGTAGCGGTACAGGTTGCGGAACTCCTCCAGAAACTGCGGGTTTTGCAGCATCTCCAGCCCCAGCGGCCGGAAATCGTGCTCCGCGTACTCGTACACCCCAAACACGTCGGCCAAATCCGGCTCCGCCTTCAGCCCCAGCACCACGTTGTACCCGAAAACGAACTGCTGCCCCACCGGCACCATGTCCCAGGGCACGCAGTTGTTTTCCGTAGTGATGCGGCCGGTGCCCAGCAGGCGCGTATCCACGGCTCCAAACACCTGCTTACGCTCGGTATTCAGCTTGTCCAGGCGCTGCCGTAAATCGGTGCTGCTCTTGAGCAGGCGGTTGCGCAGGATTTCGTAGGTGCCGGTTTCGAGTTGTTCCATAGGTGATAGTGGCCTAGCCCTCATAGCCTCACCCCAACCCCTCTCCGAAAAAGGAGAGGGGCTCTAGTTGTAGCTTGTAGAGGTAATAATTAGAGCTAGAATCTAGTTTTAGATGATCAGAAGTCCGAGCGAGACTCGTATTTCCGGATGCGTAATACCTCGCCGGTGTGAGCGTTTAAAGCTATTTTTCTGATGTCGGACGCAAAATCAGTTTTGCGTTGACGTACAGTGATGATCCACCGTAGCACGCCCAATTCGGGGGAGTAGCTTATTTCAGCTTGAACATCCTCTGGCCGGTCGCTCTTCCGGAGTACCTGTTTGCGCCGTGCTATCTGGAGTGCTGCGCTTCTCGAAATCAAGCGGCCTCTTTCCGGGTACCGGCTTATTTCCGGCAGTGTAAGGTCGTTGACGGGCTGGCCCCATTTGTCGAGTCCCACCTGAGCTGTCGCACCCTGAAAGGCAAAGCAGAGATAATAACTGCACACATTCCACTTGATGTCGTTGGGCTGTTTCAGCACGCTATCCACATCAACAACTCGCCCTTCTAAAAACCTCACCTGGGAATATGCGGCTTCGCCCAGACGGTCCTTCATATAGGAGGCCAGTTTGTAGCGAACATTGGCAGGCAATTTGTCTAGTGACGTTATGGCTGAGGAAGGAGAAATGAGCGGCCCGCAGTACAACGATGTTGTTGGGGTGCTATCCTCCATCAGTTGAGGTTGATAACCCTGAGCACGGACACTATAGGAATAGACTGCTGCTATAAGCAGCGCAGTCCAAAATCGACACAGCATAAAACTAGAAGCTAGTTCCCCCTCGCCTTTTCTGGAGAGGGGGCTAGGGGGGGCGAGGTACCCGTGAGCGCCGTAAGTTTTTACTTCAACTCCAGCATCCGGGCGGGCTTATCCCCAATGCCTAACGCAGTGGCCGTACCGGCCAACTGCGTGATGGTGGCGCGGGTGGCGTCGTCGCCGGCTTGGTTCATCATCTTCAGCAGCAGGGCCGAGACGCTCAGATTCTTCATGTCCTCACTGCTCAGGCCGAACTGGTCCACGAAACGGCGCAGGTTGGTTTTGAAGTCGCCGCCCCCGTCGAGGGAGAAGAAGGCGTCCTTCACAGTGCCCAGCACTTCGGAGTTGTGCACGGCGCGGTCCACCATTTTGCCTTTGGTGATAGAGCCGATAATCTGGTCAAAGAACATGGTTTCCCCACCCACGATGTCGATTTTGGCGGCTTTGAGGGCTTCGCCGATAACGTCGGCCTGGGAAGCGGCAATGTCTTTCTGGATGCTGATCTGGGCCAGCTCCACCGACTTCTCTTTGTCGAGGCGCAGCTTGAACTCCTCGTGGTCTTTGCCCACTCCGTCGAGCTTCTTCATGGCGTCGGCCTTGGCTTCGATGCCTTTAGCTTCCACGGCAAACTTTTGCTCCGACACGGCGGCTTCGGCTAGGCCTTTCTTCTGATCGGCATCGGCTTTGGCCTGAATGATGTCGGCATCGGCGAGGCCTTTCTCGCGGTTTACTTTGGCGGCTACCAGGCCCAGCTTCTCGTCGGCTTCGGCTTGGGCGCCCGCTTTGGCCTGAATGGCCTGGGCCTCGGCAGCAGCGGTGAGCTGCAGCACGGTGGCCTGGGTTTCGCCTTCTTTCTGGCGGGCAGTGGCTTTGGCTTGCATTACCTGGGCTTCGGCCAGGCCTACGGCGGCGGCTTTGCTGGCTTCGGCTTCGGCCAGGGTGCGGATGGCCTGGGCCTTGAACTCGGCGGAAGCTTTTTCAGCCTCGGCGTCGATCAGGGCTTGTTTGGCGCGGAACTCGGCGGCCTGCTTCTCCATGTCGGCGTTGCCTACCAGGGCCACGGTAGCGGCTTCGGCTTGCTGCTTAGCGGCGGTGAGGGCTACCAGCTTTTCGCGGTCGGCCTGAGCCTGGGCGCGGGTGTCCTTGATGCGCTCCTCTTCCTGCACGGTAGCTTTTTCCACTACCACCCGCTCCCGGATAATGGTCTGGATATTCTTCTTTTCTTCTTCCAGGGCCTTTTCCTTTTCAATCTGGGCCAGTGCTACGATCCGCTCCCGCTCGTTGGCTTCCAGGGCCTGGGCCTGCGCCACGCGCTCTGTTTCCACGGCATCGGTGCGCTGCTTGTTGCGCTCAGCCACCAGCACCTGCCGGTCGCGGTTCTGCTCGGCAATGCGCACTTCCTCTTCAGTGGTAATGCGGGCGCGCTCCGATTTCAGGCGCTCCTCCTGCTGAATCTTCTCGGTTTCGGCCAGCTCGCGGGCCCGAATGCTGGCAATTTCGCGCTTCTGCTTTTCCTGGTTTTCGGTGAGCTGCTTGTCGAGTTGCAGAATGGTTTCCTGGGCCTCTACGTCC is a genomic window containing:
- a CDS encoding PepSY domain-containing protein, whose product is MKDRLGEAAYSQVRFLEGRVVDVDSVLKQPNDIKWNVCSYYLCFAFQGATAQVGLDKWGQPVNDLTLPEISRYPERGRLISRSAALQIARRKQVLRKSDRPEDVQAEISYSPELGVLRWIITVRQRKTDFASDIRKIALNAHTGEVLRIRKYESRSDF
- a CDS encoding flotillin family protein, with translation MLEQLSLAVIVIVAVLVLGFLALVARMYQKAVQGEALVRTGLGDTKVSFSGILVVPVLHKLEVMDIKLKTIVISRAGSEGLVCKDNLRADVKVNFFVRVNKTEQDVINVAQSIGAHRASDPAALENLFDAKFSEALKTVGKHFDFIELYNSREQFKQQILTIIGTDLNGYVLDDCAIDYLEQTPLAALNQDNILDAEGIKKIIALTSEQKIQANLIQREQQKTIKKQDVEAQETILQLDKQLTENQEKQKREIASIRARELAETEKIQQEERLKSERARITTEEEVRIAEQNRDRQVLVAERNKQRTDAVETERVAQAQALEANERERIVALAQIEKEKALEEEKKNIQTIIRERVVVEKATVQEEERIKDTRAQAQADREKLVALTAAKQQAEAATVALVGNADMEKQAAEFRAKQALIDAEAEKASAEFKAQAIRTLAEAEASKAAAVGLAEAQVMQAKATARQKEGETQATVLQLTAAAEAQAIQAKAGAQAEADEKLGLVAAKVNREKGLADADIIQAKADADQKKGLAEAAVSEQKFAVEAKGIEAKADAMKKLDGVGKDHEEFKLRLDKEKSVELAQISIQKDIAASQADVIGEALKAAKIDIVGGETMFFDQIIGSITKGKMVDRAVHNSEVLGTVKDAFFSLDGGGDFKTNLRRFVDQFGLSSEDMKNLSVSALLLKMMNQAGDDATRATITQLAGTATALGIGDKPARMLELK